One window of Jatrophihabitans sp. genomic DNA carries:
- a CDS encoding acyl-ACP desaturase: MTMTTTKIPSGAEGFQARLLHELEPVVEDNLERHLSVARPWMPHDYVPWSRGRDFAFLGGEDWKPEDSPLDPVARTAMIVNLLTEDNLPSYHREIATQFGRDGAWGQWVGQWTAEEGRHGIALRDYLVVTRGVDPVKLEGLRMEHMVAGYDSGDKTALEAVAYVSFQELATRVSHRNTGKATGCPLAEQLLARIAQDENLHMVFYRNLIAAAFEIAPDETMAAVRDEVIGFKMPGANMPDFMRNSVTIAKAGIYDLRLHHDAVITPVLKFWNVFGRDDLGPAGEQAREELARFVSQLDAQANRFVEQRERARAKAAARTA; this comes from the coding sequence ATGACCATGACCACGACCAAGATCCCGTCGGGCGCCGAGGGCTTTCAGGCCCGCCTGCTGCACGAGCTGGAACCAGTCGTCGAGGACAACCTCGAACGCCACCTGTCAGTGGCCCGGCCGTGGATGCCGCATGACTACGTGCCGTGGAGCCGGGGCCGTGACTTCGCCTTCCTAGGGGGCGAGGACTGGAAGCCCGAGGACTCGCCGCTGGACCCGGTCGCCCGGACCGCGATGATCGTGAACCTCCTGACCGAGGACAACCTGCCCTCCTACCACCGTGAGATCGCGACCCAGTTCGGACGCGACGGCGCCTGGGGACAGTGGGTCGGCCAGTGGACCGCTGAAGAGGGCCGCCACGGCATCGCGTTACGCGACTACCTGGTAGTCACCCGCGGGGTGGACCCGGTCAAGCTCGAGGGCCTGCGGATGGAGCACATGGTCGCCGGGTATGACTCAGGCGACAAGACAGCCCTGGAAGCCGTGGCCTACGTGTCCTTTCAGGAACTCGCGACCCGGGTCTCGCACCGCAACACGGGCAAGGCCACCGGCTGCCCGCTGGCCGAGCAGCTACTGGCTCGCATCGCGCAGGACGAGAACCTGCACATGGTCTTCTACCGGAACCTGATCGCCGCCGCCTTCGAGATAGCGCCTGATGAGACCATGGCCGCGGTCCGCGACGAGGTGATCGGCTTCAAGATGCCCGGCGCCAACATGCCGGACTTCATGCGCAACTCGGTGACCATCGCCAAGGCGGGCATCTATGACTTGCGGTTGCACCATGACGCGGTGATCACTCCCGTGCTGAAGTTCTGGAACGTCTTCGGCCGCGATGACCTGGGCCCGGCCGGCGAGCAAGCCCGCGAGGAGCTGGCGCGGTTTGTCAGCCAGCTGGACGCGCAGGCGAACCGCTTCGTCGAGCAGCGTGAGCGCGCCCGGGCCAAGGCAGCTGCCCGGACCGCCTGA
- the nuoK gene encoding NADH-quinone oxidoreductase subunit NuoK, which yields MTPTYYLVLSAALFSIGAVGVLVRRNAIVVFMCVELMLNAVNLSLVTFSRINGTLDGQIMAFFVMVVAAAEVVVGLAIIMSIFRTRRSASVDDANLLKY from the coding sequence ATGACCCCTACCTACTATCTGGTGCTGTCCGCCGCGCTCTTCTCCATCGGCGCGGTCGGAGTGCTGGTCCGGCGCAACGCCATCGTGGTCTTCATGTGCGTCGAGCTGATGCTCAACGCGGTGAACCTGAGCCTGGTGACCTTCTCCCGCATCAACGGCACCCTGGACGGCCAAATCATGGCCTTCTTCGTGATGGTGGTGGCCGCGGCTGAAGTCGTGGTGGGCCTGGCCATCATCATGTCCATCTTCCGGACGCGGCGGTCGGCCTCGGTCGACGACGCGAACCTCCTGAAGTACTAA
- the nuoL gene encoding NADH-quinone oxidoreductase subunit L, translated as MNAAHGIQSAAWLLVALPALSSAALLLLGKRADRWGHLLGALVPVLLFCYAVLLFFSIKGEASEERERNLHLFSWVPVGGFNVDVGFLLDPLSLTFVLLITGVGSLIHIYAVGYMSHDPGRRRFFGYFHLFIAAMLLLVLANGYLVLYVGWEGVGLASYLLIGYYYTRESAGTAAKKAFIANRVGDVGLSIAIMLMFAYVGSTDFEGVFAGVDGLSNGVVTAIALMLLLGACGKSGQFPLQTWLPDAMEGPTPVSALIHAATMVTAGVYLIARSAPIFNLTETGRTVVVIVGAITLLYGCVCAFGQDDLKRVLAYSTVSQIGYMFLAVGLGEGVYAIGIMHLIGHGFFKAALFLSAGSVMHAMNDRIDMRRFGGLARVLPVTYGVFVCGYLAIIGFPFATGFFTKDKIIEAAFNKGGVSGWVLGGVALLGAGLTAFYMTRALVMTFHGRRRWEDDVHPHEAPMVMKAPLVILGLLSLVGGGLLVFGGGFQHWLEPSVGESVEEGLHTISPAVLTLITLLVVAFGVAGGIVAFAVRPVPVVQPVGSPVTVAARRNLYADAFNETVLMRPGQWLVRGLVFFDNRGIDGAVNTLAAGLGGGSGRLRRLQTGFVRSYALSMLAGTAVVLAALLAVRFS; from the coding sequence GTGAACGCCGCTCACGGTATTCAGTCCGCAGCCTGGCTGCTGGTGGCACTGCCGGCGCTGTCCAGCGCTGCCCTGCTGTTGCTGGGCAAGCGTGCCGACCGGTGGGGTCACCTGCTGGGCGCGCTCGTTCCGGTGCTGCTCTTCTGCTACGCCGTGCTGCTGTTCTTCTCGATCAAGGGTGAGGCCAGCGAGGAGCGCGAGCGCAACCTGCACCTGTTCAGCTGGGTGCCGGTGGGCGGTTTCAACGTCGACGTCGGGTTCCTGCTCGACCCGCTGTCGCTGACCTTCGTCCTGCTGATCACCGGAGTCGGCTCGCTGATCCACATCTACGCGGTCGGCTACATGAGCCATGACCCAGGTCGGCGGAGATTCTTCGGCTACTTCCACCTGTTCATCGCCGCGATGCTGCTGCTGGTCCTGGCCAACGGCTACCTGGTGCTCTACGTCGGCTGGGAAGGCGTCGGGCTGGCCTCGTACCTGCTGATCGGCTATTACTACACCCGCGAGTCAGCCGGAACCGCCGCCAAGAAGGCCTTCATCGCCAACCGGGTCGGTGACGTCGGGCTGTCCATCGCGATCATGCTGATGTTCGCCTATGTCGGGTCCACCGACTTCGAGGGCGTCTTCGCCGGGGTCGACGGCCTGTCCAACGGCGTGGTCACCGCGATCGCCCTGATGCTGCTGCTCGGCGCCTGTGGCAAGTCCGGGCAGTTCCCGCTGCAGACCTGGTTGCCCGACGCGATGGAGGGCCCCACCCCGGTCTCGGCCCTGATCCACGCGGCCACCATGGTCACCGCCGGGGTGTACCTGATCGCCCGGTCGGCGCCGATCTTCAACCTCACCGAGACCGGCCGGACGGTGGTGGTCATCGTCGGAGCGATCACGCTGCTCTACGGCTGCGTCTGCGCCTTCGGCCAGGACGACCTCAAGCGGGTGCTGGCCTACTCCACGGTCAGCCAGATCGGTTACATGTTCCTGGCCGTCGGGCTCGGCGAGGGCGTGTACGCGATCGGCATCATGCATCTGATCGGGCACGGATTCTTCAAGGCGGCGCTGTTCCTGTCGGCCGGTTCGGTGATGCACGCGATGAACGACCGGATCGACATGCGCCGGTTCGGTGGTTTGGCCAGGGTCTTGCCGGTCACCTACGGGGTGTTCGTCTGCGGCTACCTGGCCATCATCGGGTTCCCGTTCGCCACCGGGTTCTTCACCAAGGACAAGATCATCGAGGCGGCCTTCAACAAGGGCGGCGTCAGCGGCTGGGTGCTGGGCGGGGTGGCGCTGCTGGGCGCCGGCCTGACCGCCTTCTACATGACCCGGGCGCTGGTCATGACCTTCCACGGCCGTCGCCGGTGGGAGGACGACGTGCACCCGCATGAGGCTCCGATGGTCATGAAGGCGCCACTGGTGATCCTGGGCTTGCTGTCGCTGGTCGGCGGCGGGCTGCTGGTGTTCGGCGGCGGGTTCCAGCACTGGCTCGAGCCCTCGGTCGGGGAGTCGGTGGAGGAGGGCCTGCACACCATCTCGCCGGCCGTGCTGACGCTGATCACGCTGCTGGTGGTCGCCTTCGGCGTGGCCGGTGGCATCGTGGCGTTCGCGGTGCGGCCGGTGCCGGTCGTGCAGCCGGTCGGCTCGCCGGTCACGGTCGCCGCCCGGCGCAATCTCTACGCCGACGCCTTCAACGAAACGGTGCTCATGCGGCCAGGACAGTGGCTGGTACGCGGCCTGGTGTTCTTCGACAACCGGGGCATTGACGGCGCGGTGAACACCCTGGCCGCCGGCCTCGGTGGCGGCTCGGGCCGTCTTCGTCGGCTGCAGACCGGCTTCGTCCGGTCCTACGCCCTGTCCATGTTGGCCGGCACCGCGGTGGTACTCGCGGCGCTGCTCGCGGTGAGGTTCTCCTGA
- a CDS encoding 2-oxoacid:ferredoxin oxidoreductase subunit beta, with the protein MTDLGLKAKDFKTDQEVRWCPGCGDYAVLAAVQGFMPELNIPREDIVFISGIGCSSRFPYYMNTYGMHSIHGRAPAIATGLSTSRPDLKVFVVTGDGDALSIGGNHLIHSLRRNVNLTILLFNNRIYGLTKGQYSPTSERGKVTKSTPMGSLDNPFNPVSLALGAEATFVGRTLDSDRKHLTSVLRAATEHEGTSLVEIYQNCNIFNDGAFDLLKDSDTKGDWIIGLEHGKEIRFGSVDSPASKAVVRDPLTGALSVEDDVAQGDPRVVVHDAHAQDPSYAFALSRLSQIDSRYSPMGVFRDVTRPSYDQLLNDQLSVAKAQAPGDAAALSSLLRGNDAWTVG; encoded by the coding sequence ATGACTGACCTCGGGCTCAAGGCCAAGGACTTCAAGACTGACCAGGAAGTTCGCTGGTGCCCTGGCTGCGGTGACTACGCGGTGCTGGCCGCGGTCCAGGGCTTCATGCCGGAGCTCAACATCCCCCGCGAAGACATCGTCTTCATCTCCGGCATCGGGTGCTCCTCCCGCTTCCCGTACTACATGAACACCTACGGCATGCACTCCATCCACGGCCGGGCGCCGGCGATCGCCACCGGCCTGTCGACCAGCCGTCCGGACCTCAAGGTGTTCGTGGTGACCGGTGACGGCGACGCCCTGTCGATCGGTGGCAACCACCTGATCCACTCACTGCGCCGCAACGTCAACCTCACCATCCTGCTGTTCAACAACCGCATCTACGGCCTGACCAAGGGCCAGTACTCCCCCACCAGCGAACGCGGCAAGGTCACCAAGTCGACCCCGATGGGATCGCTGGACAACCCGTTCAACCCGGTGTCGCTGGCGCTGGGCGCCGAGGCCACCTTCGTCGGCCGCACGCTGGACTCCGACCGCAAGCACCTCACCTCGGTGCTGCGGGCCGCCACCGAGCATGAGGGCACCTCGCTGGTCGAGATCTACCAGAACTGCAACATCTTCAACGACGGCGCCTTCGACCTGCTCAAGGACTCCGACACCAAGGGCGACTGGATCATCGGGCTGGAGCACGGCAAGGAGATCCGGTTCGGCTCGGTCGACTCACCCGCTTCCAAGGCCGTGGTGCGCGACCCGCTCACCGGCGCCCTCAGCGTTGAGGACGACGTCGCCCAGGGCGACCCGCGGGTCGTGGTGCACGATGCCCACGCCCAGGACCCGTCCTACGCTTTCGCGTTGTCTCGGCTGTCCCAGATCGATTCCCGGTACTCGCCGATGGGCGTCTTCCGCGATGTCACGCGTCCAAGCTATGACCAACTGCTCAACGACCAGCTTTCGGTGGCCAAGGCTCAGGCGCCCGGTGACGCCGCCGCGCTGAGCAGCCTGCTGCGCGGCAACGACGCCTGGACGGTCGGCTGA
- the rarD gene encoding EamA family transporter RarD: MLTGSRKGLAYGVSAYLCWGLFPLYWPLLKPANAVEILAQRMVWSLILIAAVLAVTRHFTAVRRLAADRSKLALLALAAVLVSVNWGVYIWSVNSGHVIETSLGYFINPLFTILLGVLVLKERLSRTQWVAVAIATLAIVVLTLDYGRLPWVALTLAISFGCYGFIKKKVNASALESLAVETAVLAVPALVALMLLANQSELAFGHHGVPNALLLAGTGVVTAIPLLLFGAAARRLPLTTLGLLQYLAPIMSFGVGVGIRHEPMPPVRLLGFALVWLALVVLTADAVRRRRHKASLATPAHAVAA, from the coding sequence TTGCTGACTGGTAGTCGAAAGGGTCTTGCCTACGGCGTAAGCGCTTACTTGTGCTGGGGGCTCTTTCCGCTCTACTGGCCGTTGCTCAAACCAGCGAACGCCGTGGAGATCCTGGCCCAGCGGATGGTCTGGTCGCTGATCCTGATCGCCGCGGTGCTCGCGGTGACCCGCCACTTCACCGCGGTGCGCCGACTGGCCGCGGACCGCTCCAAGCTTGCGCTGCTGGCGCTGGCGGCCGTCCTGGTGTCAGTGAACTGGGGTGTCTACATCTGGAGCGTCAACAGCGGTCATGTGATCGAGACCAGCCTCGGTTACTTCATCAACCCGCTGTTCACCATCCTGCTTGGCGTGCTGGTGCTCAAGGAGCGCCTCAGCCGGACCCAGTGGGTCGCCGTGGCAATCGCGACGTTGGCCATCGTGGTGCTGACCCTGGACTACGGCAGGTTGCCATGGGTCGCCCTGACGCTGGCGATCAGCTTCGGTTGTTACGGCTTCATCAAGAAGAAGGTCAACGCCAGCGCCCTGGAGTCACTGGCCGTCGAGACCGCGGTGCTGGCTGTTCCCGCGCTGGTGGCCCTGATGCTGCTGGCCAACCAGTCCGAACTGGCTTTCGGCCACCACGGGGTGCCGAATGCCTTGCTGCTGGCCGGCACCGGCGTCGTCACGGCCATACCGCTTCTGCTGTTCGGGGCAGCGGCCCGGCGCCTTCCGCTGACCACCCTCGGCCTGCTGCAGTACCTGGCGCCGATCATGTCGTTCGGAGTGGGGGTGGGCATCCGGCACGAGCCGATGCCACCTGTCCGGCTGCTGGGCTTCGCCCTGGTGTGGCTCGCGCTCGTGGTGCTGACGGCGGACGCTGTGAGACGACGGCGCCACAAAGCCAGCCTGGCTACCCCTGCTCACGCCGTCGCAGCCTGA
- the nuoN gene encoding NADH-quinone oxidoreductase subunit NuoN: MSPLNVVLAADTSPVQAPSISYSALAPILIVLGAACLGIVVEALAPRQRRFHLQLGLALLALLAALVAVIMLRGRSTLTASSALSIDGVTLFLQGAILVLGALSLLMMAERAVEPGGAIVASAAVIVGSPADRRLASSERVQTEIFPLSMFAISGMLIFPAANNLLLMFVALEVLSLPLYLIAGLSRRRRLLSQEAAIKYFLLGAFASAFFLYGVALLYGYAGSVDLFDILQAQNSSTQSDTLLYLGFGLLIVGLLFKAGIAPFHSWTPDVYQGSPTPVTAFMASCTKIAAFGAIIRVLYVGFSVSAWNWRPIIWAVAIASMVVGSIVGLTQTDLKRILAYSSIAHAGFIMVGLVSLDAAGLSSVLFYLAAYGFTTIAAFGLLTLVRDGNGEANHLSQWSGLARRSPLFAITFTFLLLALAGIPLTSGFTGKFVVFRAAYDIAGPLVVIALIASAVAAFFYLRIVVMMFFAEPAEDGPTVAIPSAMSTIAITVGTAATLVLGVFPQPLLDLADKAAKLRG; encoded by the coding sequence GTGAGCCCGCTGAACGTCGTGCTGGCAGCTGACACCAGTCCGGTGCAAGCCCCCTCGATCAGTTACTCGGCGCTGGCGCCGATCCTGATCGTGCTGGGCGCGGCCTGCCTGGGCATCGTGGTCGAGGCGCTGGCGCCGCGCCAGCGCCGGTTCCACCTCCAGCTGGGGCTGGCGCTGCTGGCGCTGCTGGCGGCCCTGGTCGCTGTGATCATGTTGCGCGGGCGGTCCACCCTGACCGCCTCGAGCGCGCTGTCCATCGACGGCGTCACCCTGTTCCTGCAGGGGGCCATCCTGGTGCTGGGCGCGTTGTCGCTGCTGATGATGGCCGAGCGCGCGGTCGAACCCGGCGGCGCCATCGTCGCCTCGGCGGCGGTGATCGTGGGCTCACCGGCGGACCGCAGGCTGGCCAGCAGCGAGCGCGTCCAGACCGAGATCTTCCCCCTGAGCATGTTCGCCATCAGCGGCATGCTGATCTTTCCGGCGGCCAACAACCTGCTGCTGATGTTCGTGGCGCTGGAGGTGCTGTCGCTGCCGCTGTACCTGATCGCCGGGCTGTCGCGCCGACGTCGGCTGCTGAGCCAGGAAGCGGCCATCAAGTACTTCTTGCTGGGCGCGTTCGCTTCGGCGTTCTTCCTCTACGGCGTGGCCCTGCTCTACGGCTACGCCGGTTCGGTCGACCTGTTCGACATCCTGCAGGCCCAGAACAGCTCCACCCAGTCCGACACCCTGCTGTACCTCGGCTTCGGGCTGCTCATCGTGGGCCTGCTGTTCAAGGCCGGAATCGCGCCGTTCCACTCCTGGACACCCGACGTCTACCAGGGCTCGCCGACGCCGGTCACCGCCTTCATGGCCTCGTGCACCAAGATCGCGGCGTTCGGCGCCATCATCCGGGTGCTCTACGTCGGCTTCTCGGTCAGCGCCTGGAACTGGCGTCCGATCATCTGGGCAGTGGCCATCGCGTCAATGGTGGTGGGCTCGATCGTGGGCCTGACCCAGACCGACCTCAAGCGGATCCTGGCCTACTCCTCCATCGCCCATGCCGGCTTCATCATGGTGGGGCTGGTGTCCCTGGACGCGGCCGGGCTGTCCAGCGTGCTGTTCTACCTGGCCGCTTACGGCTTCACCACGATCGCCGCCTTCGGCCTGCTGACGCTGGTTCGCGACGGCAACGGCGAGGCCAATCACCTGTCGCAGTGGTCGGGCCTGGCGCGCAGGTCACCGCTGTTCGCGATCACCTTCACCTTCTTGCTGCTGGCCCTGGCCGGCATCCCGCTGACCAGCGGCTTCACCGGCAAGTTCGTGGTGTTCCGGGCCGCGTACGACATCGCCGGGCCGCTGGTGGTGATCGCGTTGATCGCCTCGGCCGTCGCGGCGTTCTTCTACCTGCGCATCGTGGTGATGATGTTCTTCGCCGAGCCGGCCGAGGACGGGCCGACGGTGGCCATCCCGTCGGCGATGTCCACCATCGCGATCACCGTGGGCACCGCCGCCACCCTGGTGCTGGGCGTCTTCCCGCAGCCCCTGCTGGATCTCGCCGACAAGGCAGCGAAGTTACGCGGGTGA
- a CDS encoding polyprenyl synthetase family protein encodes MSYQSSLLAVGIEFDDPALEATIREGLQAVESALQAAVRSEDEFVAGVAKYLVNAGGKRFRPLLALLAAQFGDATADSDGVVMSAVVCELTHLATLYHDDVMDEATVRRGATAANTRWTNTIAILTGDFLFARASDILADLGPEAVRIQARCFERLVTGQIRETVGPKPGVDPVDHYLSVLADKTGSLIATSAELGARFAGVDEQTVDCLRAFGEQFGMAFQISDDILDIASEFVQSGKTPGTDLREGVQTLPVLYALQDTAAAGARLRELISRPIEDDAEHAEALALLRSSEAIQQAKHTMLEYAESARATIAGLPELPAKAALHALADLVVVRSG; translated from the coding sequence GTGAGTTACCAGTCCTCTCTCCTGGCTGTCGGAATCGAGTTTGACGACCCGGCCCTGGAAGCGACGATCCGAGAAGGCCTGCAGGCCGTCGAGTCGGCCCTGCAGGCAGCGGTTCGCTCTGAGGACGAATTCGTAGCCGGCGTCGCGAAGTACCTGGTCAACGCCGGCGGCAAGAGGTTCCGGCCGTTGCTGGCGTTGCTGGCCGCGCAGTTCGGGGATGCCACCGCCGACAGCGATGGGGTGGTGATGTCGGCGGTGGTCTGTGAGCTGACCCACCTGGCCACCCTGTACCACGATGACGTGATGGACGAGGCGACCGTCCGGCGCGGGGCCACTGCGGCCAACACCCGCTGGACGAACACCATCGCCATTCTCACCGGCGACTTCCTGTTCGCCCGGGCCTCGGACATCCTGGCTGATCTCGGCCCAGAGGCGGTCCGGATCCAGGCTCGATGCTTCGAGCGGCTGGTGACCGGCCAGATTCGCGAGACGGTCGGTCCCAAGCCGGGGGTAGACCCGGTGGATCACTACCTGTCGGTGCTGGCGGACAAGACCGGCTCGCTGATCGCCACCTCGGCCGAGCTCGGCGCTCGCTTCGCCGGAGTCGACGAGCAGACAGTCGACTGCCTGCGGGCCTTCGGCGAGCAGTTCGGCATGGCCTTCCAGATCTCAGACGACATCCTCGACATCGCCTCGGAGTTCGTCCAATCAGGTAAGACGCCGGGCACTGACCTGCGCGAGGGCGTTCAGACGCTGCCCGTGCTCTACGCGCTGCAGGACACCGCCGCGGCCGGCGCACGGCTGCGTGAACTCATCAGCAGGCCCATCGAGGACGACGCCGAGCACGCCGAGGCGCTGGCGCTGCTGCGGTCCTCCGAGGCGATCCAGCAGGCCAAGCACACCATGCTGGAGTACGCCGAGTCGGCTCGGGCGACCATCGCCGGGCTGCCGGAGTTGCCGGCCAAGGCGGCCCTGCACGCGCTGGCCGACCTGGTAGTGGTCCGCAGCGGCTGA
- a CDS encoding NADH-quinone oxidoreductase subunit M produces the protein MHNASLLGLLAIPLLGSLLIFALPAGRDLLAKQIALTASVLTFGYAVVLGVAFKTTENASRFQFSCSWVWIENLGVHFAFGLDGIALVLIAMATLLVPCVVLSSWHSFDSVESAEELRTSTTRSPKTFFGLVMLLEVFMIGVFAATDVFLFYVFFEAMLVPMYFIIGSFGGPRRQYAAMKFFLYSLVGGLLMLASVIGVYVSSGTSSFAFTDLVGNVPTGATQKWLFLGFFIAFAIKAPLFPFHTWLPDAGAEAPAGGAALLVGVLDKVGTFGFLRYCLPLFPEASRDFAKPILILSVIGVLYAAFLAMGQRDMKRLVAYTSVAHFGFIGLGIFAFTTQGGTGAVLYMVNHGLATGLLFIVVGYVVARGKSRLIADYGGAAKVAPRLGGVFLIAGLAALALPGMSTFISEFLTLLGAFTRHKTLAILATTGIILAAIYVLLLYQRTMQGPLKEKVSGFRDLNLREVLAVSPLIVLILALGIYPKPVIDIINPAVEFTMNDIGQTDPQPQQAAQPGGKK, from the coding sequence ATGCACAACGCCAGCCTGCTCGGGCTGCTCGCGATTCCGCTGCTCGGTAGCCTGCTGATCTTCGCCTTGCCGGCCGGACGTGATCTGTTGGCCAAGCAAATCGCGCTAACCGCCTCGGTGCTCACCTTCGGCTACGCCGTCGTGCTGGGCGTGGCGTTCAAGACGACCGAGAACGCCAGCCGCTTCCAGTTCAGCTGCTCCTGGGTGTGGATCGAGAACCTGGGGGTGCACTTCGCCTTCGGACTGGACGGCATCGCCCTGGTGCTGATCGCGATGGCCACCCTGCTGGTGCCCTGCGTGGTGCTCTCGTCCTGGCACAGCTTCGACAGCGTCGAGAGCGCTGAGGAACTGCGAACCTCCACCACCCGGTCGCCAAAGACCTTCTTCGGGTTGGTGATGCTGCTCGAGGTCTTCATGATCGGGGTGTTCGCGGCCACCGACGTCTTCCTGTTCTACGTGTTCTTCGAGGCCATGCTGGTGCCGATGTACTTCATCATCGGCAGCTTCGGCGGCCCCCGCCGGCAGTACGCGGCGATGAAATTCTTCCTGTACTCCCTGGTCGGCGGCCTGCTCATGCTGGCGTCGGTGATCGGCGTCTACGTCAGCTCGGGCACCTCGAGCTTCGCCTTCACCGACCTGGTAGGCAACGTGCCCACCGGCGCGACCCAGAAGTGGCTCTTCCTCGGATTCTTCATCGCCTTCGCGATCAAGGCGCCGCTGTTCCCGTTCCACACCTGGCTGCCCGACGCCGGCGCCGAGGCGCCGGCCGGCGGGGCGGCGCTGCTGGTGGGCGTGCTGGACAAGGTCGGCACCTTCGGCTTCCTGCGCTACTGCCTGCCGCTGTTCCCCGAGGCCTCGCGCGACTTCGCCAAGCCGATCCTGATCCTGTCGGTGATCGGGGTGCTGTACGCGGCCTTCCTGGCGATGGGCCAGCGCGACATGAAGCGGCTGGTCGCCTACACCTCGGTGGCCCACTTCGGTTTCATCGGCCTGGGGATCTTCGCCTTCACCACCCAGGGCGGCACCGGAGCCGTGCTCTACATGGTCAACCACGGCCTGGCGACCGGGCTGCTGTTCATCGTGGTCGGCTACGTGGTGGCCCGCGGCAAGAGCCGGCTGATCGCCGACTACGGCGGTGCCGCCAAGGTGGCTCCCCGACTGGGCGGAGTCTTCCTGATCGCGGGCCTGGCGGCGCTGGCGTTGCCCGGGATGAGCACCTTCATCAGCGAGTTCCTCACGCTGCTGGGCGCCTTCACCCGGCACAAGACGCTGGCGATCCTGGCCACCACCGGCATCATCCTGGCCGCGATCTACGTCCTGTTGCTCTACCAACGCACCATGCAGGGCCCGCTGAAAGAGAAGGTCAGCGGTTTCCGCGACCTCAACCTGCGCGAGGTCCTGGCCGTCTCGCCGCTGATCGTGCTGATCCTGGCTTTGGGGATCTATCCCAAGCCGGTCATCGACATCATCAACCCGGCTGTGGAGTTCACCATGAACGACATCGGCCAGACCGATCCACAGCCTCAGCAGGCGGCCCAGCCCGGAGGAAAAAAGTGA